The DNA region TCCAATAGTCTAGCACTCAGCTTTTCCACCTTACTCTGTTCTTGCCCAAGGCACACCAGCAAATCGTTCAGTTCTGCTTCGCTCTCCTTCTGGGCTTCTTCCCTAGCTTCTGCCTTCATCACCTCCACATCAGGAGAGACACAGCTTCCTCCACTCTTTAAAGCTTTCACCTCCTTTTCCAGATAGAAGTTTGCCTGTTCGAGACTATTGTACGCATCAGACAGACTCTTTAAATCAGATTCCATCTTTGCTGCTAAATTCTGATACATGGATGCCTCTGATTCAATTTTAGCTTTCTCAGCCTTCATAATCTCTAACCGTTGAGATGCTTCTTGAAGATCTCTCCGCAATGTCTCTGTTAGGACTCTCTCTGAAGCCCCACCAGCCCTTTGCTCAAGTTGGGAAGAATCACTCCAGCCTGCCTTAGTCAGGTCCTCAGCCAGACTTGCATTTCGACCAAGGAGATTctagaaaatcaaagaaatagAACACCACTTTATACTACATCAAAATGCATAGCACTTAGTGTGAACAATAATCGTTGTGGATAAACAAGACACACTgcataataaaatctaaaaagatgactaaaaataattaaggaCTGAAGAGTCTATAAAAAATCTACTTCAAAGACTACAAACATTATGAGAATCTACATCACCAAAAGTTACCGGCAACAGCAACCAAACTAAGGCCACTAAGTTATCCATCTGAACAATCATGTGCCTAAGTGGGATCAATAATCAACACACTAAATAGTTTATCTGTACTATTTCCTAGCAGCACATTTTCCTCTTATTAAGATTAGCTAATTTAAATCCAGTACTGTAGctttcttatattttcaaaGCACTTAGATGTTTTATCAGTCTATCAGGTACGAATAACTAGAAAGTACTGATTTTTTCTCAGTCAACATAATATTTCTAAAGGTTTCTGAGGGTCTGTAGAAACATCCCTCACAAACACAAAGGCATTTCCAGCCTTACCCACTCAAATAAACTGCAAAAACAACAATACCTGTATTTCGGAGCACTGCTTCTCCACAAATGCTTTCAGTCTTATGATATAGTCCTTGTCATTCTCTCCACTCTTCTGTTCCAGTTCTGCAGGCACCACTGCAACCTCACTCGTTGGACGActataaaaatctataattttttctctgATATCTGTCTCCAGACTCTTGATAAAATTAACGAAATTCACATCGAACATTGATGAGAGAATTGGATGATCTTCATTCTTTTTATCAGGCAAATCATTTTCACCAACATCTTCAATCTCTGCCATACTAGCAGCAGTTGATCTTGTCAGTGGTTTATGGGAATGGGTTGTATTCACAGAAGTGAAAAGGAAGCTTTTCTGCATCTCATCAAACTTCAGAAAATATGATGTAAGCCCAACTTTCTGGCTTACAGAATCAACAATGGAAAAAGCATCCTTCGCATTATCACTGGACTTGTTATAAATAACACACTCTCCCAAGAGAACTGCTGCAAGCCCCCTTACACACACAGTTGCAGATGAATTTGCCACCAGCTCAAGCAGATATGTTAGGTGAGGGCGAGAATCTAAGAAGCAACTCACAGCATCTGGGCAATCTGCTAGCCAGGTGACCAGCAATTTCAATATAATCAGTTGAACAAACCCTGCAGTGCCTGACTTCCCATCTTTACTTTTCATAGAAGAGGTGAGAGCCAAGTATTTCACCATACGGTGCATTAGTGGCTCTGCATCTCCCAACGATGGTGAAGGTGCATCAAGTTCAATCTGTAGAACCTGCAATTTCTCCCCTCAAATTAGATATTAGTGAAAAGAGAAAGGTAGAAAGAAGGGAACCAAAATGAATGTAGAGTTCTCTGACTAGCTATTTAATAAGAACCAATGATTTATGTtccaattttcttttgtaactaaacaaataaatcaaatattttacaCCTTAAAAGGCGGCAGTTTTAGAGATTCATTGCTAGGTTAGGTACAACATTCTCCACATCTTCTCAAAGTACAAGTTTCAAATATGCTTAGTATCTCGACAATCAGTATCAAAAATCCCAACTTCAAATCCCAAGTGATGTAGCTGATGATGTGTTTAGTAGCATATTAACTGTATATTGATGTGACTGAAGATATACTTCCCTATAACTAATATAATGTTAACACATCATCAGCCACATCAGTTGGATCCCGAAAGTATATATGTAAcattactaaaaacaaaaataactgCTACAGCATACCCTTTCCTTGCATTGCACATTGTCCTTCAGTATGTGAGAAAGAACACTGGCAGCTCTGCAACAAGCCtgcaattcataatattagCTGGATTCTTCTCACACAGGATGTATCAAGAGATATATCTTAAGTTCTACATGCCACTAATCAATGTTTATCAATCACTGCACATTCTATGATTGATCAAAAACAATTGCACATTGTTCTTGACCAAAAGtgattaaaaaaactcaaacaaattgTGTTACCTCAAGATCACCATCGCTTTCACCCAATGTAAGACCGCGTAGCAGCATGCTGCCATGTAAGTAATTCTCATAAGATGAGTCACCAAAAGTAGGGCTTGAAGCCAAAAACCAATAAAACATTAACTTTCACATATCAAGTTACAGTTCGAGAAAACACTAGTgcatagaaaagaaaagaccattaaaaaatttaaaaagaaaaagaaggagaaaCAATGAACATGTGGAATGAGCAAACCTTCCAAATGACATGTGAACATCCTCCTCATAAGGAGCATGACTCATTGACTGAGGTTGAGGAATTAATGTCGATGCTAACATTAGTTGGCCATCAAGATTTTTCTGAGCAAACAATGGGAAAGATTGAAGTAAgattataaagaaaaacaattgtACTTCAGTGCAAGATTCTACACAAATGTTACTCTTTATAAGTTGTAAGGATTATCAGAGAAAGAGAAGAGGATCCACAAATGTTATGTACCCATATGGATTAAAAATGATCATAAgaatcaaagaataaaaaacaatgaaaagtaCCAAGCAAATAGACAGTAGCAACCTCACAAAAGCTCCTAAAAACATGATCAGCAGCAAAAAACTCTTGCATACTAGAAGTCCGTAAAATGATTCGAAGAATAGAATTCAGAGCAGGTTCTACTTGTTGTTCCTCACCAAGAACTTTGCTTGCAAGGGCATCAAGATTCTTGGGATGTGCAGTAATCAAATCACCAATGCACCTTAGTGCCtgacaaaatgaataatatctaTAAGTAACTAAGGACACAACAGGCAAGTCAAGCAAATATTGCAAAATGATAGTAAAGGGCCAAAAACAAGAAACAAGACATGTATACAACTATATAGTTATGTATAGTCCATTGAGATCAATCTAAAAAATGATACCA from Mangifera indica cultivar Alphonso chromosome 8, CATAS_Mindica_2.1, whole genome shotgun sequence includes:
- the LOC123224307 gene encoding golgin candidate 6-like isoform X3, translated to MDMLMDREVIRNEALLLLTYLTREAEEIQKIVVFEGAFEKIFCIIKEEGGSDGGVVVQDCLELLNNLLRTNASNQILLRETIGFDPLLSILKLRGSRYKFTQQKTINLLSALETINLLMMGGSETDPGKDSNKLTNKTVLVQKKVLDHLLMLGVESQWAPVAVRCTALRCIGDLITAHPKNLDALASKVLGEEQQVEPALNSILRIILRTSSMQEFFAADHVFRSFCEKNLDGQLMLASTLIPQPQSMSHAPYEEDVHMSFGSMLLRGLTLGESDGDLEACCRAASVLSHILKDNVQCKERVLQIELDAPSPSLGDAEPLMHRMVKYLALTSSMKSKDGKSGTAGFVQLIILKLLVTWLADCPDAVSCFLDSRPHLTYLLELVANSSATVCVRGLAAVLLGECVIYNKSSDNAKDAFSIVDSVSQKVGLTSYFLKFDEMQKSFLFTSVNTTHSHKPLTRSTAASMAEIEDVGENDLPDKKNEDHPILSSMFDVNFVNFIKSLETDIREKIIDFYSRPTSEVAVVPAELEQKSGENDKDYIIRLKAFVEKQCSEIQNLLGRNASLAEDLTKAGWSDSSQLEQRAGGASERVLTETLRRDLQEASQRLEIMKAEKAKIESEASMYQNLAAKMESDLKSLSDAYNSLEQANFYLEKEVKALKSGGSCVSPDVEVMKAEAREEAQKESEAELNDLLVCLGQEQSKVEKLSARLLELGEDVEKLLEGIGDEMGLPDDEEEEED
- the LOC123224307 gene encoding golgin candidate 6-like isoform X2; translation: MTELQAIVAESRAAQLAFGAMGFPVIMGVLKEERDDVEMVRGALETLVSALTPVDHVKVPKNEVQAALMNTDLLSREAESISLLLSLLSEEDFYVRYYTLQILTALLTNSPNRLQEAILTIPRGITRLMDMLMDREVIRNEALLLLTYLTREAEEIQKIVVFEGAFEKIFCIIKEEGGSDGGVVVQDCLELLNNLLRTNASNQILLRETIGFDPLLSILKLRGSRYKFTQQKTINLLSALETINLLMMGGSETDPGKDSNKLTNKTVLVQKKVLDHLLMLGVESQWAPVAVRCTALRCIGDLITAHPKNLDALASKVLGEEQQVEPALNSILRIILRTSSMQEFFAADHVFRSFCEKNLDGQLMLASTLIPQPQSMSHAPYEEDVHMSFGSMLLRGLTLGESDGDLEACCRAASVLSHILKDNVQCKERVLQIELDAPSPSLGDAEPLMHRMVKYLALTSSMKSKDGKSGTAGFVQLIILKLLVTWLADCPDAVSCFLDSRPHLTYLLELVANSSATVCVRGLAAVLLGECVIYNKSSDNAKDAFSIVDSVSQKVGLTSYFLKFDEMQKSFLFTSVNTTHSHKPLTRSTAASMAEIEDVGENDLPDKKNEDHPILSSMFDVNFVNFIKSLETDIREKIIDFYSRPTSEVAVVPAELEQKSGENDKDYIIRLKAFVEKQCSEIQNLLGRNASLAEDLTKAGWSDSSQLEQRAGGASERVLTETLRRDLQEASQRLEIMKAEKAKIESEASMYQNLAAKMESDLKSLSDAYNSLEQANFYLEKEVKALKSGGSCVSPDVEVMKAEAREEAQKESEAELNDLLVCLGQEQSKVEKLSARLLELGEDVEKLLEGIGDEMGLPDDEEEEED
- the LOC123224307 gene encoding golgin candidate 6-like isoform X1, which encodes MKKMDLVSGYKGVVGLVFGNENSASNEDSYVECLLDRISNGVLAEDRRSAMTELQAIVAESRAAQLAFGAMGFPVIMGVLKEERDDVEMVRGALETLVSALTPVDHVKVPKNEVQAALMNTDLLSREAESISLLLSLLSEEDFYVRYYTLQILTALLTNSPNRLQEAILTIPRGITRLMDMLMDREVIRNEALLLLTYLTREAEEIQKIVVFEGAFEKIFCIIKEEGGSDGGVVVQDCLELLNNLLRTNASNQILLRETIGFDPLLSILKLRGSRYKFTQQKTINLLSALETINLLMMGGSETDPGKDSNKLTNKTVLVQKKVLDHLLMLGVESQWAPVAVRCTALRCIGDLITAHPKNLDALASKVLGEEQQVEPALNSILRIILRTSSMQEFFAADHVFRSFCEKNLDGQLMLASTLIPQPQSMSHAPYEEDVHMSFGSMLLRGLTLGESDGDLEACCRAASVLSHILKDNVQCKERVLQIELDAPSPSLGDAEPLMHRMVKYLALTSSMKSKDGKSGTAGFVQLIILKLLVTWLADCPDAVSCFLDSRPHLTYLLELVANSSATVCVRGLAAVLLGECVIYNKSSDNAKDAFSIVDSVSQKVGLTSYFLKFDEMQKSFLFTSVNTTHSHKPLTRSTAASMAEIEDVGENDLPDKKNEDHPILSSMFDVNFVNFIKSLETDIREKIIDFYSRPTSEVAVVPAELEQKSGENDKDYIIRLKAFVEKQCSEIQNLLGRNASLAEDLTKAGWSDSSQLEQRAGGASERVLTETLRRDLQEASQRLEIMKAEKAKIESEASMYQNLAAKMESDLKSLSDAYNSLEQANFYLEKEVKALKSGGSCVSPDVEVMKAEAREEAQKESEAELNDLLVCLGQEQSKVEKLSARLLELGEDVEKLLEGIGDEMGLPDDEEEEED